A stretch of the Snodgrassella alvi genome encodes the following:
- a CDS encoding M48 family metallopeptidase, producing the protein MSVIIHTTQDGCAIKFHLRRTARKNIIVRVASASMLIVNIPPFVSLKQLQQWFGANEAALKRLWQQSKTIKTELPNTIWYRGQRFSYTFAKGLSAVQWYQQQGFLLPETSEASALDILRTWLRQCAQTELISRLQYWALVMQQQPASMALTQARTFWGVCRRRTGIRLNWRLIGAPAFVVDYVCIHELCHLRYANHGRDFWAMVAKYTSKTHDAPLWLKRHGSELFALDNVR; encoded by the coding sequence ATGTCGGTGATTATTCACACTACTCAAGATGGCTGTGCTATCAAATTTCACTTGCGGCGGACGGCGCGGAAAAATATCATTGTACGCGTCGCTTCGGCTTCTATGTTGATTGTCAATATACCGCCTTTTGTCTCCCTGAAACAATTGCAGCAATGGTTTGGTGCCAATGAAGCGGCACTTAAGCGGTTGTGGCAGCAGTCGAAAACTATTAAAACAGAGTTACCGAACACTATCTGGTATCGTGGGCAACGCTTCTCTTATACCTTTGCTAAGGGGCTCTCGGCTGTTCAATGGTATCAGCAACAGGGCTTTTTGTTACCAGAGACATCTGAAGCATCCGCGCTTGATATACTGCGAACGTGGCTAAGGCAGTGTGCTCAGACTGAGCTAATATCGCGTTTACAGTATTGGGCACTCGTGATGCAGCAACAACCCGCCTCCATGGCGTTAACTCAAGCACGTACTTTTTGGGGTGTATGCCGCAGGCGTACCGGTATCCGTCTAAATTGGCGTTTGATTGGTGCTCCGGCGTTTGTGGTTGATTATGTTTGTATTCATGAATTATGTCATCTGCGCTATGCAAATCATGGTAGGGACTTTTGGGCAATGGTGGCCAAATATACATCAAAGACGCATGATGCGCCTTTATGGTTGAAACGGCATGGATCTGAGTTGTTTGCACTGGATAATGTGCGCTAA
- the gmhB gene encoding D-glycero-beta-D-manno-heptose 1,7-bisphosphate 7-phosphatase, whose translation MILSGKGKLIILDRDGVLNAMQPQPISDPDQWHPLPGSMDAVAFLTQSGYTVVVAENMSGIGRNQVTMEQLNEVHGKMHNYIQKAGGRLSGVWFCPHTSNAKCHCRKPQPGLLLDILDRLHMRAEDTWLVGDGIRDMEAIAAIGGHPILVLTGKGKETLKMETLPEDTQVYDDLLDFAKYCRTQAEKSAEE comes from the coding sequence ATGATATTGAGTGGAAAAGGCAAACTAATTATTCTTGATCGAGATGGGGTGCTCAATGCAATGCAGCCGCAGCCTATTAGTGATCCAGATCAATGGCATCCTCTGCCAGGCAGCATGGATGCGGTGGCCTTTCTAACTCAAAGCGGATACACGGTAGTGGTAGCAGAAAATATGTCGGGTATCGGGCGCAATCAAGTCACGATGGAACAACTGAATGAAGTGCATGGGAAAATGCACAATTATATTCAGAAAGCTGGTGGTCGGCTGAGCGGTGTGTGGTTTTGTCCGCACACCAGCAATGCAAAATGCCATTGCCGCAAACCTCAGCCGGGTTTATTGCTGGATATACTCGACCGGTTACATATGAGAGCAGAGGATACATGGCTGGTCGGTGATGGTATTCGTGATATGGAAGCAATAGCAGCCATCGGAGGCCATCCAATACTGGTGTTAACGGGGAAAGGCAAAGAAACGCTAAAAATGGAAACTTTGCCTGAAGATACGCAGGTGTATGACGATTTGCTTGATTTTGCTAAATACTGTCGTACACAGGCTGAAAAATCAGCCGAGGAATAA
- a CDS encoding 1-acyl-sn-glycerol-3-phosphate acyltransferase encodes MLLLRNLIYWFCLCVFSLVWLMVVIVSMLVPKGVTWTTTAWGKTLFWMLEHIIGLKYEVIGRENIPQEPGIVCCKHQSGWETLAMLYFFPDLAFVAKRELFRIPVFGWALKWRGTIGIDRNNPKAANAQIISQGKICHQKGMWICIFPEGTRIKPGYRGHYKKGAARMAQELHLNLIPVALNSGEFWPKDSFLKYPGKVTVVIGAPIHYEQAHNPEELIKHCEQWIEDKQIEIQGVGPFAPKNPQVPTPVLPH; translated from the coding sequence ATGCTGTTGTTACGTAATTTAATTTACTGGTTTTGTTTGTGTGTATTCTCGCTAGTCTGGCTGATGGTGGTGATTGTTTCCATGCTTGTCCCTAAAGGCGTGACATGGACGACAACTGCATGGGGTAAAACTCTGTTTTGGATGCTGGAACATATTATTGGCCTTAAATATGAAGTAATTGGCCGGGAAAATATTCCGCAGGAGCCGGGTATTGTATGTTGTAAACATCAATCGGGCTGGGAAACGCTGGCTATGTTGTATTTTTTCCCAGATCTGGCTTTTGTGGCAAAACGTGAGCTTTTTCGGATTCCGGTATTTGGCTGGGCGTTGAAATGGCGTGGTACTATCGGGATAGACCGTAATAATCCCAAAGCAGCAAATGCGCAGATAATCAGTCAGGGCAAAATATGCCATCAGAAAGGCATGTGGATTTGCATCTTTCCTGAAGGTACCCGTATTAAACCGGGCTATCGCGGTCATTATAAAAAAGGCGCTGCGCGCATGGCACAGGAGCTACATCTTAATTTGATACCAGTAGCCTTAAACAGTGGTGAATTCTGGCCTAAGGACTCTTTTTTGAAGTATCCAGGTAAAGTGACCGTAGTGATTGGTGCGCCAATACACTATGAACAGGCACATAATCCTGAAGAGCTAATTAAGCATTGTGAGCAGTGGATAGAAGACAAACAGATAGAAATTCAGGGTGTGGGACCTTTTGCACCGAAAAATCCTCAAGTACCCACGCCTGTCTTACCTCACTAA
- the typA gene encoding translational GTPase TypA, whose protein sequence is MSKKIRNIAIIAHVDHGKTTLVDQLLRQSGTFRANQQVDERVMDSNDLEKERGITILAKNTAIEYEGYHINIVDTPGHADFGGEVERVLGMVDCVLLLVDAQEGPMPQTRFVTKKALALGLKPIVVINKIDKPSARPNWVIDQTFELFDKLGATDEQLDFPIVYASGLTGFAKLNEEDESNDMRPLFETILKYTPEPAGDADQPLQLQISQLDYDNYTGRLGIGRILNGRIKPGQVVAIMNEDQQIGQGRINQLLGFKGLERIPLQEAEAGDIVTISGLEDIGIGVTIADREQPQGLPMLSVDEPTLTMDFMVNTSPLAGTEGKFVTSRQIRERLQKELLTNVALRVEDTADADVFRVSGRGELHLTILIENMRREGYELAVGKPRVVFREIDGVKCEPYENLTVDVEDNTQGAVMEELGRRRGELTNMESDGKGRTRLEYRIPARGLIGFQGEFMTMTRGQGLMSHVFDNYAPVKAEIPGRRNGVLVSQEQGDAVAYALWNLEDRGRMFINPGEKIYEGMIIGIHSRDNDLVVNPLKGKKLTNVRASGTDEAVRLTPPVLMSLEAAVEFIDDDELVEITPQTIRLRKRYLSEQERRKHFKKLD, encoded by the coding sequence ATGAGTAAAAAAATTCGCAATATTGCCATTATCGCACACGTCGACCACGGCAAAACCACACTGGTAGACCAGTTACTGCGCCAGTCTGGTACATTTCGTGCCAACCAGCAAGTAGACGAGCGGGTAATGGACAGCAACGATCTAGAAAAAGAGCGTGGCATTACCATTCTGGCTAAAAATACTGCCATCGAATATGAAGGCTATCACATTAATATCGTCGATACCCCTGGGCACGCTGATTTCGGCGGCGAAGTAGAACGCGTACTGGGCATGGTAGACTGCGTACTACTACTGGTCGACGCACAGGAAGGCCCGATGCCGCAAACCCGCTTTGTCACCAAAAAAGCACTGGCACTGGGATTAAAACCGATTGTGGTTATCAACAAAATTGATAAGCCTAGTGCACGTCCAAACTGGGTAATCGACCAGACATTCGAACTTTTTGACAAACTGGGTGCCACAGACGAACAGCTCGACTTTCCCATTGTTTATGCTTCCGGTTTGACCGGCTTTGCTAAACTGAATGAAGAGGACGAATCCAACGACATGCGTCCGCTGTTTGAGACTATTCTCAAATATACACCTGAACCGGCCGGCGATGCCGACCAACCTTTGCAATTGCAGATTTCCCAGCTGGATTATGACAATTACACCGGCCGTCTCGGTATTGGCCGTATTCTGAACGGACGCATAAAACCGGGTCAGGTAGTGGCTATTATGAATGAAGACCAGCAGATTGGTCAGGGAAGAATCAATCAGCTACTTGGCTTTAAAGGTCTAGAGCGCATTCCACTACAGGAAGCAGAAGCTGGTGATATCGTCACCATTTCCGGACTAGAAGATATTGGTATCGGCGTCACCATTGCAGATCGCGAACAGCCACAAGGCTTACCAATGCTCAGCGTGGACGAACCTACTCTTACCATGGACTTTATGGTAAATACCAGCCCTCTGGCCGGTACAGAAGGCAAATTCGTTACCAGCCGTCAGATTCGCGAACGTTTGCAGAAAGAACTGTTGACTAACGTTGCTCTGCGGGTGGAAGACACCGCCGACGCCGATGTTTTCCGCGTTTCCGGCCGTGGCGAACTGCATCTAACCATTCTGATTGAAAACATGCGCCGCGAAGGTTATGAGCTAGCCGTGGGCAAACCACGCGTAGTATTCCGCGAAATCGACGGCGTAAAATGCGAACCCTACGAAAATCTGACTGTCGATGTAGAAGACAACACCCAGGGCGCTGTCATGGAAGAGTTGGGCCGCCGCCGTGGTGAACTTACCAATATGGAAAGTGATGGTAAAGGACGCACTCGCCTAGAATACCGTATTCCAGCTCGCGGCTTGATTGGTTTTCAGGGCGAATTCATGACCATGACTCGTGGTCAGGGACTGATGAGCCATGTATTTGATAACTACGCACCGGTGAAGGCAGAAATTCCCGGCCGTCGTAATGGCGTACTGGTTTCACAAGAACAAGGTGACGCTGTTGCCTATGCACTGTGGAATCTTGAAGACCGCGGCCGCATGTTTATCAATCCGGGCGAGAAAATTTACGAAGGTATGATTATTGGCATCCATAGCCGTGACAACGATCTAGTAGTCAACCCTCTGAAAGGCAAAAAACTGACCAATGTCCGTGCCTCCGGTACCGATGAAGCTGTGCGCCTTACTCCGCCCGTTTTAATGTCTTTGGAAGCAGCTGTAGAATTCATTGATGATGATGAACTTGTAGAAATCACTCCTCAGACCATTCGCCTGCGTAAACGTTATCTAAGCGAGCAGGAACGGCGCAAACACTTTAAAAAACTGGATTGA
- a CDS encoding cell surface protein: MILDNVVFHTEEDYPPALALANAATHMGYYWSWIVRRGLYNPEWDEAAEEDMGALKAQAISGAEFVLNNMAGCLEDSDFNEEGCRFSLYYYDDEEEGYGRFMEDYVQTLNTPALESFYHVEISDENQALLDGVFDSALMQWRQSLKPAQ; encoded by the coding sequence ATGATATTAGATAATGTGGTGTTTCATACTGAAGAAGATTATCCGCCGGCATTGGCTCTGGCCAATGCGGCCACACACATGGGATATTATTGGTCTTGGATTGTGCGGCGTGGTCTGTACAATCCAGAATGGGATGAAGCAGCAGAAGAAGACATGGGCGCTTTAAAGGCACAGGCGATAAGTGGTGCTGAATTTGTACTAAATAATATGGCTGGCTGTCTGGAAGACAGTGATTTTAACGAAGAAGGATGCCGCTTTTCTCTGTATTACTATGATGATGAAGAGGAGGGGTATGGTCGTTTTATGGAAGATTATGTCCAAACACTGAATACGCCGGCGCTGGAAAGCTTTTATCATGTCGAAATTTCCGATGAAAATCAGGCTTTACTGGACGGGGTATTTGATAGTGCCCTGATGCAGTGGAGGCAAAGTCTGAAACCTGCACAGTAA
- a CDS encoding DUF456 domain-containing protein — MTSVLVILAIVLLFIGLLGTFMPALPGLPLMFGGAWLLALSSDYQIMGTGTLITLAILTALGCGMDYMAGVLGAKHSGASRKAIWGAFIGAIIGMFFALPGMILGPLIGAATGEFIARRNLVAAGKVGFATLIGLVLGVVAKIGCAFAILITIAVMYLYHLY; from the coding sequence ATGACCTCAGTTTTGGTGATATTGGCTATTGTTTTATTATTTATCGGGCTGTTAGGTACATTTATGCCCGCCCTACCCGGATTGCCACTTATGTTTGGCGGCGCATGGCTATTGGCTTTAAGCAGCGATTATCAGATTATGGGTACAGGCACACTGATTACGTTGGCAATTCTCACCGCCTTAGGCTGTGGTATGGATTACATGGCTGGCGTACTTGGAGCCAAGCATAGTGGTGCCAGCAGAAAAGCCATCTGGGGTGCTTTTATCGGTGCCATTATCGGTATGTTCTTTGCCCTTCCCGGTATGATATTAGGCCCGTTAATCGGAGCAGCAACCGGTGAATTCATTGCCAGACGTAATTTGGTGGCCGCTGGGAAAGTAGGATTCGCTACCCTAATTGGCCTAGTTCTCGGCGTAGTTGCCAAAATCGGCTGCGCATTTGCCATTCTGATCACCATCGCCGTGATGTATCTGTATCATTTATATTAA
- the glyS gene encoding glycine--tRNA ligase subunit beta: MNAPLLIELRTEELPPKALNNLGESLAAGVVDGLEKAQLTDGVADYQVFAAPRRLGVLVQNVKAVQADQRIIKKGPSVAAGMKDGEPTKALQGFARSNQVEISQLTQINDGKQMVYAYEYTQAGQPLSALLSEILNQAIKKLPIPKVMHWGSSTFTFVRPVHGLIMLHGSEIVAGSVLGLSSQNWTLGHRFLSEGRIIIQHAEDYAQQMLEQGKVVVCFADRRARIEQDLSTAAESLHAHVAYADGLLDEVTALVEWPVVLQASFDERFLQVPQECLILTMQQNQKYFPLLSGDGKLINRFLLVSNLQTENPVHIIHGNERVLRARLADAEFFYRQDQKFTLASRLPRLQNVVYHNKLGSQAERVQRIIRLAKTIAPLLNADVNLAARAAELAKADLLTDMVGEFPELQGTMGKYYALHDGENPNVAVAIEQHYWPRFANDVLPDNVLGTVVALADKLETLIGIWGIGLVPTGDKDPYALRRSALGILRMLMQHHLALQPLLQAAFATFPAGKLAENTVAEVAGFMQARLDILLQNNYEQDVVAAVLAGQVDDLGELDARLAAVTQFKQLEEATALIAANKRVHNLLKKTDVSALPAVDSSKLQEQDELNLYHATEEVAVRIQAAMRKQDFIQALSELTDIKKKVDVFFTNVMVMDENEAIRNNRLALLLFLSHQMNAVADIALLNE; the protein is encoded by the coding sequence ATGAATGCTCCTTTATTAATTGAACTGCGTACAGAAGAACTGCCACCTAAGGCGCTGAATAATTTGGGCGAGAGTCTTGCTGCCGGAGTTGTGGACGGACTGGAAAAAGCACAGCTCACAGATGGTGTGGCTGATTATCAGGTCTTTGCTGCGCCAAGACGTTTGGGCGTACTGGTTCAGAATGTAAAAGCAGTACAGGCAGACCAGCGCATTATCAAAAAAGGGCCTAGTGTGGCAGCCGGTATGAAAGATGGTGAACCCACTAAAGCCTTGCAGGGATTTGCACGCAGCAATCAGGTTGAAATTAGTCAGCTTACACAGATAAATGATGGCAAACAGATGGTGTATGCGTATGAATATACGCAGGCAGGCCAGCCCTTAAGTGCTCTCTTAAGCGAAATTCTTAATCAGGCTATTAAAAAATTGCCTATTCCCAAGGTTATGCACTGGGGCAGTAGTACGTTTACTTTTGTACGGCCGGTGCACGGACTGATTATGTTGCATGGCAGTGAAATCGTTGCTGGTAGTGTATTGGGTCTGAGTAGCCAAAATTGGACTTTAGGTCATCGCTTCCTGAGCGAAGGCAGAATTATTATTCAGCATGCCGAAGATTATGCACAGCAAATGCTGGAACAAGGTAAAGTAGTAGTTTGTTTTGCTGATCGTCGTGCTCGTATTGAGCAAGATTTAAGCACTGCGGCCGAATCGCTGCATGCGCATGTGGCTTATGCAGATGGTCTGTTGGATGAGGTAACCGCGCTGGTAGAATGGCCGGTGGTACTACAGGCAAGTTTCGATGAGCGTTTTTTACAGGTACCACAAGAGTGCCTGATTCTGACCATGCAGCAGAATCAAAAATATTTTCCACTACTTAGCGGTGACGGTAAGCTGATTAACCGCTTCTTGCTAGTGTCTAATTTACAGACTGAAAATCCAGTTCACATTATTCATGGTAATGAACGGGTATTGCGTGCTCGTCTAGCCGATGCAGAATTCTTTTACCGTCAGGATCAGAAATTTACGTTGGCCAGCCGTCTACCTCGTTTACAAAATGTGGTTTATCACAATAAGCTGGGTAGTCAGGCTGAAAGAGTTCAGCGAATTATCCGTCTAGCTAAAACAATTGCTCCGTTGTTAAATGCAGATGTTAATCTGGCTGCACGTGCTGCAGAACTGGCTAAAGCTGATCTACTGACTGATATGGTAGGAGAGTTCCCTGAATTACAAGGCACAATGGGCAAATATTATGCATTGCATGATGGTGAGAATCCAAATGTTGCTGTCGCGATAGAACAACATTACTGGCCACGCTTTGCTAATGATGTCTTGCCGGATAATGTGTTGGGAACGGTAGTGGCACTGGCTGACAAACTTGAAACCTTGATAGGTATTTGGGGTATCGGCCTTGTTCCTACTGGTGATAAAGACCCATATGCCTTGCGTCGTAGTGCTCTGGGTATTTTGCGCATGCTCATGCAGCATCATTTGGCGCTGCAGCCATTACTACAGGCCGCGTTTGCTACTTTCCCTGCCGGTAAACTAGCGGAAAATACTGTAGCTGAAGTGGCCGGATTTATGCAGGCTCGACTGGACATTCTGTTGCAGAATAATTATGAGCAGGATGTGGTTGCAGCTGTACTGGCAGGACAAGTGGATGATTTGGGTGAATTAGATGCGCGTTTAGCCGCTGTTACCCAGTTTAAGCAGCTTGAGGAAGCAACAGCGCTGATCGCTGCGAATAAACGAGTACATAATCTGCTGAAAAAAACGGACGTATCAGCTTTGCCAGCTGTTGATTCTTCAAAATTGCAAGAACAGGATGAACTGAATCTGTACCATGCTACTGAAGAAGTCGCTGTGCGCATTCAGGCAGCTATGAGAAAACAAGACTTTATTCAGGCATTGTCCGAACTCACCGATATTAAAAAAAAGGTGGATGTATTCTTTACTAATGTAATGGTAATGGATGAAAATGAGGCCATCAGAAATAATCGTCTGGCTTTATTACTCTTTTTGTCTCACCAGATGAATGCTGTGGCTGATATTGCTCTTTTGAATGAGTAG
- the mfd gene encoding transcription-repair coupling factor gives MSAVAPFALPKSSQTVRWPDLNAGSLPFLLSKHLPEKKLKIVLTADAEQAIRIQTAWQFFDPAARIVFFPDWETLPYEHFSPHQELVSERLSTLWQLKNGLVDVLLLPLATAMQKIAPPSFLLGHTFWLKTGQQLDTDALKHSLIEAGYNHVTHVVATGEFATRGGILDIFPMGSDTPFRLDLFDNEIDTIKTFDADTQRTLNSVEEIRLLPAHEFPTDSDAQKIFRSRFREEISSDPRKATVYAAVSEGHFGAGVEYYLPLFFEEECVSIFDYINQDAILVSLGDIHNEAARIWQDVKQRYTMAQGDPAYPPLAPHYLYMSEDQIGACIKAYSRVVPELSNHNSYTLPDVAVDRQSDDPLHSLKVFLQQWSGKVLICAESLGRRETMLNFMREYQLQPHIVSGWADFLQAKAELCLTIAPLSYGCLLAEQRLAIITEADLYQYVVRGRRTRRKHSAVSDGMLRDLAEIKIGDPVVHEQHGIGRYQGLVTLDLGEGASEMMLLEYAEGSQLYVPVSQLQLISRYAGSAHENVSLHKLGHGAWDKARHKAAEKARDTAAELLNLYARREAQQGHRFNLNEIDYQAFANGFGYEETEDQAAAIAATLKDLCAEKPMDRLICGDVGFGKTEVALRAAFVAAMAGKQVVVLAPTTLLVEQHAQNFADRFADFPIKVAQLSRFNTSKQTQATLAGLADGTVDIVIGTHKLVQPDVHFKNLGLVIIDEEHRFGVRQKEQLKSLRANVDVLTLTATPIPRTLSMALEGLRDFSLITTAPSRRLAVKTFVRPLSDGLIREAVMRELKRGGQVFFLHNEVDTIANAYEKLSSLLPEARIGIAHGQLRERELEQVMRDFLQQRYNVLLCSTIIETGIDIPNANTIIIERADKFGLAQLHQLRGRVGRSHHQAYAYLLVPEAMTKDAQKRLEAIEMADDLGAGFTLAMQDLEIRGAGEILGEGQSGEMIQVGFTLYTEMLKQAVRNLKKGREPDLNAPLGITSDIKLHSPALLPESYCPDIHARLVLYKRLASSETEAEIDQIHEELIDRFGLLEPAVSTLIASHHLRLEAANLGIDTIDASSESITFTFGKHHCINPATIVAMMQNDKNYRLVGADKLRVNIGIEDVQQRVQIIKNIMKQLAVDAS, from the coding sequence ATGTCCGCTGTTGCCCCTTTTGCGTTACCCAAAAGCAGTCAGACCGTACGCTGGCCGGATTTAAATGCTGGTAGTCTGCCATTTCTTCTCAGCAAGCATTTGCCTGAAAAAAAACTAAAAATTGTTCTCACAGCGGATGCCGAGCAGGCTATTCGTATTCAGACAGCATGGCAGTTTTTTGACCCTGCTGCGCGTATTGTATTTTTTCCTGACTGGGAAACCTTGCCATATGAACATTTTTCTCCCCATCAGGAGCTGGTATCCGAACGCCTTAGCACATTATGGCAATTAAAAAACGGACTGGTTGATGTTTTACTGTTGCCGCTAGCCACAGCAATGCAAAAAATCGCCCCGCCTTCATTTTTGCTGGGCCATACCTTCTGGCTCAAAACCGGCCAGCAATTGGACACTGATGCACTCAAACACAGCCTGATAGAAGCAGGCTACAACCATGTTACCCATGTCGTAGCCACCGGTGAATTTGCCACCCGTGGTGGGATACTGGATATATTCCCGATGGGTAGTGACACCCCATTCCGTCTCGATTTATTTGATAATGAAATCGACACCATTAAAACATTCGACGCCGATACTCAGCGCACCCTGAACAGTGTTGAAGAAATCCGCCTGCTGCCTGCACATGAATTCCCCACCGACAGCGATGCCCAAAAAATTTTTCGTAGCCGATTTCGTGAAGAAATCAGCAGTGATCCCCGTAAAGCAACAGTCTATGCAGCTGTATCCGAAGGCCACTTTGGTGCCGGAGTGGAATATTATCTGCCTCTGTTCTTTGAAGAAGAATGTGTCAGCATTTTTGACTACATCAATCAGGATGCTATTCTGGTCAGTCTAGGAGATATACACAACGAAGCAGCACGTATCTGGCAGGATGTTAAACAGCGCTATACCATGGCACAAGGCGACCCAGCCTATCCACCGCTGGCTCCGCATTATTTATATATGAGTGAAGACCAGATTGGGGCATGCATCAAAGCATATTCGCGTGTGGTACCGGAGCTAAGCAACCATAATAGCTACACCTTGCCTGATGTTGCCGTCGATAGGCAGTCTGACGATCCTCTGCACTCTCTGAAAGTTTTTTTGCAGCAGTGGTCTGGTAAAGTATTAATCTGTGCTGAAAGCCTTGGCCGACGTGAAACCATGCTTAATTTCATGCGTGAGTATCAATTGCAGCCACATATCGTCAGTGGCTGGGCAGATTTTCTTCAAGCCAAGGCTGAGTTGTGTTTGACCATTGCCCCATTAAGCTATGGCTGCCTGTTGGCCGAACAAAGGTTGGCCATCATCACCGAAGCCGACTTATATCAATACGTCGTACGTGGTCGCCGCACCCGCCGCAAACACAGTGCCGTTTCCGACGGTATGCTGCGTGATCTGGCAGAAATCAAAATTGGCGACCCTGTTGTACACGAACAGCATGGCATTGGTCGCTATCAAGGTCTGGTAACACTTGATCTGGGTGAAGGTGCCAGTGAAATGATGCTGCTGGAGTATGCCGAAGGTTCACAGCTATACGTACCAGTCAGCCAGCTGCAATTGATTTCCCGCTATGCGGGTAGCGCACATGAAAATGTTAGCCTGCACAAGCTCGGACATGGTGCATGGGATAAGGCACGGCATAAAGCTGCTGAAAAAGCCAGAGATACCGCTGCCGAACTCTTAAACCTCTATGCACGGCGTGAAGCACAGCAAGGGCATCGCTTCAATCTAAACGAAATAGATTATCAGGCCTTCGCCAATGGCTTCGGCTATGAAGAAACTGAAGATCAGGCGGCCGCTATTGCCGCCACTCTTAAGGATTTATGCGCAGAAAAACCAATGGATCGGCTTATTTGCGGCGATGTAGGATTTGGTAAAACGGAAGTTGCCTTACGGGCAGCTTTTGTAGCCGCTATGGCTGGCAAACAAGTCGTGGTACTGGCTCCAACTACTCTGCTGGTTGAGCAGCATGCCCAGAATTTTGCCGACCGCTTTGCAGATTTTCCCATTAAAGTTGCTCAACTTTCACGTTTTAATACCAGCAAACAGACACAAGCCACGCTTGCTGGACTAGCAGATGGCACTGTTGACATTGTTATCGGCACACATAAACTGGTTCAGCCGGATGTCCATTTTAAAAATCTTGGTCTGGTCATCATCGATGAAGAACATCGATTTGGCGTTCGTCAGAAAGAACAACTAAAAAGCCTTCGCGCCAATGTTGACGTACTGACTCTTACCGCCACACCGATTCCACGCACCTTGAGCATGGCTTTAGAGGGTCTACGTGATTTTTCCCTGATAACCACCGCACCCAGCCGCCGTTTAGCCGTTAAAACCTTTGTCCGTCCCCTCAGCGATGGACTGATACGTGAGGCAGTAATGCGCGAACTGAAACGTGGTGGCCAAGTTTTTTTTCTGCACAATGAAGTAGACACCATCGCTAATGCTTATGAAAAACTAAGTAGTTTATTGCCAGAAGCACGCATTGGCATTGCACACGGACAGCTACGAGAGCGCGAGCTGGAACAAGTAATGCGTGACTTTCTACAACAGCGCTATAACGTGCTGCTATGTTCAACCATTATCGAAACCGGCATAGACATCCCTAATGCCAATACTATTATCATTGAGCGTGCAGATAAATTCGGCCTGGCACAGCTACATCAGCTGCGCGGCCGTGTAGGTCGTTCGCACCATCAGGCCTATGCTTATTTACTTGTGCCCGAAGCCATGACCAAAGATGCTCAGAAAAGACTGGAAGCAATTGAAATGGCCGATGATTTAGGCGCCGGTTTCACTCTAGCGATGCAAGACCTGGAAATTCGCGGTGCTGGTGAAATTCTCGGAGAAGGTCAGTCTGGTGAAATGATTCAAGTAGGATTCACCCTCTACACTGAAATGTTAAAACAAGCAGTACGCAATTTGAAAAAAGGCCGCGAACCGGATTTAAATGCGCCACTAGGCATTACCAGCGACATTAAACTACACAGTCCAGCTTTGTTGCCAGAAAGCTACTGTCCAGACATCCATGCACGCCTCGTTTTGTACAAACGGCTGGCCAGCAGTGAAACCGAAGCTGAAATAGACCAGATTCACGAAGAATTAATTGACCGTTTTGGCTTGCTTGAACCGGCAGTATCCACACTGATCGCCAGTCACCATCTGCGCCTCGAAGCAGCAAATCTGGGTATAGATACCATAGATGCCAGCAGCGAAAGCATAACGTTCACATTTGGCAAGCATCACTGTATTAATCCGGCAACCATAGTTGCCATGATGCAAAATGATAAAAATTACCGCCTTGTCGGTGCAGACAAACTCAGAGTGAATATCGGCATAGAAGACGTGCAACAACGAGTGCAAATAATCAAGAATATTATGAAACAACTCGCAGTAGATGCCAGCTGA
- a CDS encoding DUF1289 domain-containing protein, producing MEQLEFFVIPSPCRGVCESNHKGYCKGCLRSRDERLYWLKFSDRQKQQVLRLCQLRRRKLEQLLQQSRQIGEDKDSLIEKLWIQADFDF from the coding sequence ATGGAACAGTTGGAATTTTTTGTTATTCCGAGCCCCTGTCGCGGCGTATGTGAAAGTAATCATAAAGGCTATTGCAAAGGTTGCCTGCGCAGTAGGGATGAGCGTCTGTATTGGTTAAAGTTTTCTGATAGGCAGAAGCAGCAGGTACTGCGTTTATGTCAATTGCGCCGGCGTAAGCTTGAACAATTGTTGCAGCAGTCACGACAAATTGGTGAAGACAAGGACAGTTTAATAGAAAAATTATGGATACAGGCGGATTTTGATTTTTAA